In one window of Camelina sativa cultivar DH55 chromosome 15, Cs, whole genome shotgun sequence DNA:
- the LOC104748877 gene encoding uncharacterized protein LOC104748877: MHSSERGNEDDGEVVVPGIKEEEELTKEDSKSEEPTARRDKVVEVIDLVSSDDEGVPTLVVETRDKQDPKLRDRKQEADVSTEFMEDARLRPSASRIVREQGEPSQIASNQGDQDQVVPDPVESNQIVLRRNSPIRAVPLQMVLPGEEEEPMDRDLEKLARMYELRRQNREHIRFEIGESSSNLKKPRMSYQEFQAMERPETRPVTSQPRGRLRMRATARKKMVYPNQVHMRNTPYCELCEGVGHWTKNCWRTALRRMCDPTNQDCEWCGMRGHFAYRCPNPDRMRYWRQCEACGEPGHPNNHCWRTRPQHFVDPEQVMCTVCGELGHLGDHCWRARPERMIFQEPSRCTECGESGHFSPNCPYQIVRENLNPINQREEMGENPIG; encoded by the coding sequence ATGCACTCATCGGAGAGAGGGAACGAAGACGATGGTGAAGTTGTGGTACCGGGAatcaaggaggaagaagaactaACTAAGGAAGATTCTAAGTCCGAAGAACCAACGGCGAGAAGGGATAAAGTTGTGGAAGTGATTGACTTAGTGTCAAGTGATGATGAAGGCGTTCCAACTTTGGTAGTAGAGACAAGAGATAAGCAAGACCCGAAACTAAGAGACCGCAAACAAGAAGCTGATGTCAGTACGGAGTTTATGGAGGACGCGAGATTGAGGCCTAGCGCAAGTCGTATAGTGAGAGAACAAGGAGAACCAAGTCAAATTGCGAGCAATCAAGGAGACCAAGACCAAGTTGTACCAGACCCTGTGGAGTCGAACCAGATAGTGCTGAGACGCAATAGCCCCATTCGAGCTGTGCCATTACAGATGGTGTTACCGGGGGAAGAGGAGGAACCAATGGACCGAGATTTGGAGAAGCTCGCTAGAATGTATGAGTTGAGGAGGCAGAACCGAGAACATATAAGGTTCGAAATTGGTGAGAGTAGTTCGAATTTGAAGAAGCCGAGAATGTCGTACCAAGAATTTCAGGCGATGGAACGGCCAGAGACACGGCCAGTGACCTCTCAACCAAGAGGCAGGCTGAGGATGAGGGCCACTGCTCGTAAGAAAATGGTTTACCCGAATCAAGTTCACATGAGAAACACGCCCTACTGCGAACTGTGCGAAGGCGTCGGACATTGGACGAAGAACTGCTGGAGGACAGCGTTAAGACGCATGTGCGACCCGACGAACCAGGATTGTGAGTGGTGCGGAATGCGAGGGCACTTTGCCTATCGCTGCCCAAACCCTGACCGTATGAGATATTGGAGGCAATGTGAAGCATGTGGAGAACCAGGGCATCCGAACAACCATTGCTGGAGGACAAGACCACAACACTTTGTGGACCCGGAACAAGTTATGTGTACAGTGTGTGGAGAGCTGGGGCACTTAGGCGACCACTGTTGGAGAGCAAGACCAGAGCGAATGATATTCCAAGAACCAAGTAGGTGTACCGAGTGTGGTGAGAGTGGACATTTTTCTCCTAACTGTCCATATCAGATTGTGCGCGAGAATTTGAACCCAATCAATCAACGTGAGGAGATGGGAGAGAATCCGATAGGATGA
- the LOC104747762 gene encoding uncharacterized protein LOC104747762, producing the protein MKMRYGEIRRRDKGVPIGCNCGAVLLVATSNDPTTRGERYFSCPYDITDGPGQGCGFRKWWTDAVREEFRVTQEEKNEMKQDLDATKKRIEIQEEMILYLEKKYDALEKKFESLNKYL; encoded by the exons atgaaaatgaggtaCGGCGAAATCCGGAGGCGAGACAAGGGCGTTCCAATCGGGTGTAATTGCGGTGCGGTGCTTCTCGTTGCCACTTCTAATGATCCTACCACGAGAGGAGAACGTTATTTCAGTTGTCCGTATGACATCACagat GGTCCCGGTCAAGGCTGCGGTTTCAGGAAGTGGTGGACTGATGCAGTGCGCGAAGAGTTTAGGGTTActcaggaggagaagaatgagatgaagcaGGACTTGGATGCAACCAAGAAGCGCAtcgagattcaagaagaaatgatcttgtatttggaaaagaaatatgacgcgctggaga
- the LOC104748876 gene encoding uncharacterized protein LOC104748876, which yields MLDARLGVLHLNQPNPEANQRQRQNQEEPVQDDETRQYYSYSSSHSSQRRRRRERPVPRDPLGGLKCKIPAFHGTSNPDAYLEWEQKIELIFVCQEVIEVNKVKLAVTEFYDYALSWWDQLVTSRRRTGDMPIDTWNQLKAVMRRRFVPSYYHRDLHQRLRNLVQGSKTVEENFKEMETLLLRGDVHEDGEAMMSRFMGGFNREIQDRLETQHYVEIEEMLHKAVMFKQQIKRKNSRSSYSTAKTSYSSGIGIGAVLMQDHKPIAFFSEKLGGATLNYPTYDKELYALVRALQMWQHYLWPKEFVTHTDHESLNHLKGQQKLNKRHARWVEFIETFPYVIKYKKGKDNVVADALSRRHKAILVS from the exons ATGCTTGATGCAAGACTTGGCGTTCTACACTTGAATCAACCCAACCCGGAAGCAAATCAGCGTCAAAGACAGAACCAGGAGGAACCAGTGCAAGACGACGAGACCAGGCAGTACTATAGCTACAGTTCTTCACACAGCAGTCAGCGGAGGCGTCGACGTGAACGTCCAGTACCAAGAGATCCGTTGGGAGGTCTTAAGTGCAAGATCCCTGCCTTTCATGGAACCAGCAACCCGGATGCCTACTTGGAGTGGGAGCAGAAAATCGAATTAATCTTTGTGTGTCAAGAGGTCATCGAGGTCAACAAAGTTAAACTTGCTGTTACCGAGTTCTACGACTATGCTCTAAGTTGGTGGGATCAGCTTGTTACCAGCCGCAGACGTACCGGAGACATGCCAATCGATACATGGAACCAGCTGAAAGCCGTCATGCGAAGAAGATTTGTGCCAAGTTATTATCACCGCGATCTTCATCAACGTTTGAGGAACTTAGTTCAAGGAAGCAAGACCGTCGAAGAGAACTTCAAGGAAATGGAAACCCTATTGCTAAGAGGTGATGTTCACGAAGATGGAGAAGCTATGATGTCACGATTCATGGGAGGTTTCAACCGCGAAATCCAAGACCGTCTAGAAACCCAGCACTATGTGGAAATTGAGGAGATGCTTCACAAAGCAGTCATGTTCAAACAGCAAATCAAGAGGAAGAACTCTCGATCCAGCTACAGCACCGCTAAGACCAGCTACAGCTCAG GGATAGGTATTggagctgttttgatgcaggatcatAAGCCCATAGCTTTCTTCAGTGAGAAACTTGGAGGAGCTACACTCAATTATCCGACCTACGACAAAGAGCTTTACGCTTTGGTCCGAGCCCTACAAATGTGGCAACACTATCTCTGGCCGAAGGAGTTTGTCACTCATACTGACCACGAGTCTCTTAATCACCTCAAGGGTCAACAAAAGCTCAACAAACGTCATGCGCGGTGGGTCGAATTCATTGAAACATTCCCATATGTTATCAAGTACAAaaaaggtaaggataatgtcGTTGCCGACGCATTATCTCGCAG GCATAAAGCAATTCTTGTCTCGTag